One Cupriavidus oxalaticus genomic region harbors:
- a CDS encoding alpha/beta fold hydrolase, with protein MKQNQPPIFPQPDRQLLEALSSGFAERQVTVDGGAQVAYRSGGTSGPAIVLLHGISSGAASWLPCASLLAAQARVIAWDAPGYGNSTPLAQQRPLASDYAQRLDGMLQALAVQPALIVGHSLGALMAAAYVANARNLPARLLLLSVAQGYGAAGKEAQAQQVAQQRLAALDTLGVQGLAQRGPARLLSELADAGAQSWVRWNMQRLNPDGYRQAVAMLCGDDIDRYLSRRPPSLPTRIACGSHDVVTTPLACGTLAERFDLPLALIPDAGHACYIEQAAATARLIRSALPETAA; from the coding sequence ATGAAACAAAATCAGCCCCCCATTTTTCCGCAGCCGGACCGGCAGCTTCTGGAGGCCCTGAGCAGCGGGTTTGCGGAACGCCAGGTAACGGTAGACGGCGGCGCGCAGGTGGCTTACCGCAGCGGCGGCACCAGCGGGCCCGCCATCGTGCTGCTGCATGGCATCAGCTCCGGCGCGGCCTCATGGCTGCCTTGCGCGAGCCTGCTGGCCGCGCAGGCGCGGGTGATCGCCTGGGATGCGCCGGGCTACGGCAACTCGACACCGCTGGCGCAGCAGCGCCCGCTGGCGTCCGACTACGCGCAACGGCTGGACGGCATGCTGCAGGCGCTGGCAGTACAGCCTGCCCTGATCGTCGGCCATTCCCTTGGCGCACTGATGGCAGCAGCCTATGTCGCCAACGCGCGCAACCTGCCCGCGCGGCTGCTGTTGCTGAGCGTGGCCCAGGGCTACGGCGCGGCGGGCAAGGAGGCGCAGGCGCAGCAGGTGGCACAGCAGCGGCTGGCGGCGCTGGACACGCTCGGCGTGCAAGGGCTGGCGCAACGCGGACCGGCGCGGCTGCTGAGCGAGCTGGCCGATGCCGGCGCGCAGTCGTGGGTGCGCTGGAACATGCAGCGGCTCAACCCGGACGGCTATCGCCAGGCCGTGGCGATGCTGTGCGGCGACGATATCGACCGTTACCTGTCGCGCCGTCCGCCGTCACTGCCCACGCGCATCGCCTGCGGCAGCCACGACGTGGTGACCACGCCGCTGGCCTGCGGCACGCTGGCCGAACGCTTCGACCTGCCGCTGGCGCTGATCCCCGACGCCGGCCATGCCTGCTACATCGAGCAGGCCGCCGCCACCGCGCGGCTGATCCGCTCGGCGCTGCCCGAGACCGCTGCCTGA
- a CDS encoding recombinase-like helix-turn-helix domain-containing protein, which yields MESLSYNPNLVPWERPAPNNVAGKGHIEQPGKVANIVWQTRASAPSAYENALGDAIEAAFEGGAQNPQDIVRAFNAAGFLGVDGQPWTEERFLSEMRRLGA from the coding sequence ATGGAAAGCCTCTCGTACAACCCGAACCTGGTGCCCTGGGAGCGTCCGGCGCCGAACAACGTCGCAGGCAAGGGCCATATCGAGCAACCCGGCAAGGTCGCCAACATCGTCTGGCAGACCCGCGCCAGCGCACCGAGCGCCTACGAGAACGCGCTGGGCGATGCCATCGAAGCCGCGTTCGAGGGCGGCGCGCAGAACCCGCAGGACATCGTGCGCGCGTTCAACGCCGCCGGTTTCCTGGGCGTCGACGGCCAGCCCTGGACCGAAGAGCGCTTCCTCTCCGAAATGCGCCGGCTGGGCGCCTGA
- a CDS encoding aromatic ring-hydroxylating dioxygenase subunit alpha — MESNKQARAEARLNTGLRNYWYPVAASWAVSHAPIGITRLSQNIVLWRDGAGQVHALEDRCPHRGARLSMGWNLGDRVACWYHGVEVGGDGQVKSVPAVESCPLEGRTCVRSYPVQEQAGAIFLWFGDQAPQGAGSPDELRLPEELVSEEHSHFLCVAHWDCNYRYAIDNVMDPMHGAYLHAVSHSMACGEKSAVMQIRETEHGLVFEKTGQRGVNFDWVEFGETGTLWLRLAIPYRASVGPGGPFGIVGMATPVDEDHCMVFFWRTRHVQGWERDVWRFLYRNRLEQLHWDVLEQDRVVLEMMAPNARDHEMLYQHDAGITRVRRLLKRRADQEIADEPVAMLKPTQAAGAASHA, encoded by the coding sequence ATGGAATCGAACAAGCAAGCCCGCGCCGAAGCCCGCCTGAACACCGGCCTGCGCAACTACTGGTACCCCGTCGCCGCCTCGTGGGCGGTGTCCCACGCCCCGATCGGCATCACTCGCCTGAGCCAGAACATCGTGCTGTGGCGCGACGGCGCCGGCCAGGTCCACGCACTGGAAGACCGCTGCCCGCATCGCGGCGCGCGGCTGTCGATGGGCTGGAACCTGGGCGACCGCGTCGCCTGCTGGTACCACGGCGTGGAAGTCGGCGGCGACGGCCAGGTCAAGAGCGTGCCGGCAGTGGAAAGCTGCCCGCTGGAAGGCCGCACCTGCGTGCGCAGCTACCCGGTGCAGGAGCAGGCCGGCGCGATCTTCCTGTGGTTCGGCGACCAGGCCCCGCAAGGCGCGGGCAGCCCCGACGAACTGCGCCTGCCGGAAGAACTGGTCAGCGAAGAGCACAGCCACTTCCTGTGCGTGGCGCACTGGGACTGCAACTACCGCTACGCCATCGACAACGTGATGGACCCGATGCACGGCGCCTACCTGCACGCGGTGTCGCACTCGATGGCCTGCGGCGAGAAGTCCGCCGTGATGCAGATCCGCGAAACCGAGCACGGCCTGGTGTTCGAGAAGACCGGCCAGCGCGGCGTCAACTTCGACTGGGTGGAATTCGGCGAGACCGGCACGCTGTGGCTGCGCCTGGCGATCCCGTACCGCGCCAGCGTCGGCCCCGGCGGTCCGTTCGGCATCGTCGGCATGGCCACGCCGGTGGATGAGGACCACTGCATGGTGTTCTTCTGGCGCACCCGCCACGTACAGGGCTGGGAGCGCGACGTGTGGCGCTTCCTGTATCGCAACCGCCTGGAGCAGTTGCACTGGGACGTGCTGGAGCAGGACCGCGTGGTGCTGGAAATGATGGCCCCCAACGCCCGCGACCACGAGATGCTGTACCAGCACGATGCCGGCATCACGCGCGTGCGCCGTCTGCTGAAGCGCCGCGCCGACCAGGAGATCGCCGACGAGCCGGTGGCGATGCTCAAGCCCACGCAAGCCGCCGGAGCCGCCAGCCATGCCTGA
- a CDS encoding SDR family oxidoreductase: MPEAIKNNTLLAGRKVLVTGAARGLGLAFVKALAEAGASVAMADILAERLQQEAEALRARGLKVVPVTLDLSDPASVQACADAAVKALGGLDGLVNNAAVTDSGGRDAGAIDVATWDRVMNVNVRGTWLMTAACLPALRASGRGAVVNLASDTPLWGAPNLLAYVASKSAIIGMTRSLARELGRDQITVNAVAPGLTLVEATEYVPQHRHDLYREQRAISREQLPEDVCGAVLFALSDLARFVTGQTLAVNGGFVMH; encoded by the coding sequence ATGCCTGAGGCCATCAAGAACAACACGCTGCTGGCCGGCCGCAAGGTGCTGGTCACCGGCGCCGCGCGCGGCCTGGGCCTGGCCTTCGTCAAGGCGCTGGCCGAAGCCGGCGCCAGCGTGGCGATGGCCGACATCCTGGCCGAGCGCCTGCAGCAGGAAGCCGAGGCGCTGCGCGCCCGCGGCCTGAAGGTGGTGCCGGTGACGCTGGACCTGTCCGACCCCGCCTCGGTGCAGGCCTGCGCCGACGCCGCGGTCAAGGCGCTGGGCGGTCTCGACGGCCTGGTCAACAACGCCGCCGTGACCGACTCGGGCGGGCGCGACGCCGGCGCCATCGACGTCGCCACCTGGGACCGCGTGATGAACGTCAACGTGCGCGGCACCTGGCTGATGACCGCCGCCTGCCTGCCGGCGCTGCGTGCCAGCGGCCGCGGCGCGGTGGTCAACCTGGCCTCGGACACGCCGCTGTGGGGCGCGCCCAACCTGCTGGCCTATGTGGCCAGCAAGAGCGCCATCATCGGCATGACCCGCTCGCTGGCGCGCGAACTGGGCCGCGACCAGATCACCGTCAACGCGGTGGCGCCGGGCCTGACGCTGGTGGAAGCCACCGAATACGTGCCGCAGCATCGCCACGACCTGTACCGCGAGCAGCGCGCGATCTCGCGCGAGCAGCTGCCCGAAGACGTCTGCGGCGCGGTGCTGTTCGCGCTGTCCGACCTTGCCCGTTTCGTGACCGGCCAGACGCTGGCGGTCAACGGCGGCTTTGTCATGCATTGA
- a CDS encoding cupin domain-containing protein has translation MSDLSQQQNIKRSWDQPEDASFDQWMESRVARFSTRKYDWNALKFQADYDPKYRRAQMRYLGTGGTGVAADTNTVPSEHFTFSTMIIPAGHEGPSHIHTDVEEVFFILRGKVKLILEKDGERFETILTDRDLVSVPPGVYREEINIGEEDALMCVMLGAQKPITPTYPPEHPLSKIKR, from the coding sequence ATGAGCGATCTTTCCCAACAACAAAACATCAAGCGTTCCTGGGACCAACCGGAGGACGCCTCGTTCGACCAGTGGATGGAAAGCCGCGTGGCGCGCTTCTCCACGCGCAAGTACGACTGGAACGCGCTGAAGTTCCAGGCCGACTACGACCCCAAGTACCGCCGCGCGCAGATGCGCTACCTGGGTACCGGCGGCACCGGCGTGGCCGCGGACACCAACACCGTGCCGTCGGAGCACTTCACCTTTTCGACGATGATCATCCCGGCCGGCCATGAGGGCCCGTCGCATATCCACACCGACGTGGAAGAGGTGTTCTTCATCCTGCGCGGCAAGGTCAAGCTGATCCTGGAGAAGGACGGCGAGCGCTTCGAAACCATCCTGACCGACCGCGACCTGGTCTCGGTGCCGCCGGGCGTGTATCGCGAGGAAATCAACATCGGCGAGGAAGACGCGCTGATGTGCGTGATGCTGGGCGCCCAGAAGCCGATCACGCCGACGTACCCGCCCGAGCACCCGCTGTCGAAGATCAAGCGCTGA
- a CDS encoding IclR family transcriptional regulator produces the protein MSTSAIPATTPAANETPDKYIVPGLERGLRLLGEFSSKDRTMSAAELARRLKVPRSTVFRLLATLEMLGFVERADGGRDFRLGMAVLRLGFEYLASLELTELGRPLLERLRDEIGYPTNLVVRDGRSIVYVAKAVSPRPFASSVNVGTRLPAHATVLGRVLLEDLPLAELRALYPEAQLEVFSDSTPRTADALFAIVQRDRERGYVLQEGFFESSISTIAAPVRDRTGKVVAALGATIPAAHIDPAHFDPDQLDAMVEKVRNTAGELSRLLDYRPSLHSAGKVVNLYRE, from the coding sequence ATGAGCACCAGCGCCATCCCGGCCACGACGCCAGCCGCCAACGAGACCCCGGACAAGTACATTGTCCCGGGCCTGGAGCGCGGCCTGCGCCTGCTCGGCGAGTTCAGCAGCAAGGACCGCACCATGTCGGCCGCCGAGCTGGCGCGCCGGCTCAAGGTGCCGCGCTCGACCGTGTTCCGGCTGCTGGCCACGCTGGAGATGCTGGGCTTTGTCGAGCGTGCCGATGGCGGCCGCGATTTCCGGCTGGGCATGGCGGTGCTGCGGCTCGGGTTCGAGTACCTGGCGTCGCTGGAGCTGACCGAGCTGGGCCGCCCGCTGCTGGAGCGGCTGCGCGACGAGATCGGCTACCCGACCAACCTGGTGGTGCGCGACGGGCGCTCGATCGTGTATGTGGCCAAAGCGGTGTCGCCGCGGCCCTTCGCCAGCTCGGTCAACGTCGGCACGCGGCTGCCCGCGCATGCCACGGTGCTGGGGCGCGTGCTGCTGGAAGACCTGCCGCTGGCGGAACTGCGCGCGCTGTATCCGGAGGCGCAGCTGGAAGTGTTCTCCGACAGCACGCCGCGCACGGCCGATGCGCTCTTTGCCATCGTCCAGCGCGACCGCGAGCGTGGCTACGTGCTGCAGGAAGGTTTTTTCGAATCGAGCATCTCGACCATCGCCGCGCCGGTGCGCGACCGCACCGGCAAGGTGGTGGCGGCGCTGGGCGCCACCATTCCCGCCGCGCATATCGATCCGGCGCATTTCGATCCGGACCAGCTGGACGCGATGGTGGAGAAAGTGCGGAACACTGCAGGCGAGCTGTCGCGCCTGCTCGACTACCGGCCGTCGCTGCACAGCGCCGGCAAGGTCGTGAATCTGTATCGGGAGTGA
- a CDS encoding SDR family oxidoreductase codes for MSMIELGGKVAVVTGGSSGIGLATVELLLEAGAAVALCGRDEARLHSAEAQLREKFPGCSLHAATCDVLKPEQVAAFAADVQQKLGNVDMLVNNAGQGRVSTFANTEDAAWMDELQLKFFSVIHPTRAFLPQLEKSGQGAIVCVNSLLAQQPEPHMVATSAARAGVLNLVRSMATEFAPKGVRVNGILIGLVESGQWRRRFEARPEEDRHLDWAAWTARLAQQKHIPLGRLGLPVETARAILFLASPLSSYTTGSHIDISGGHSRHA; via the coding sequence ATGTCCATGATTGAACTCGGCGGCAAGGTTGCCGTCGTTACCGGCGGGTCCTCCGGCATCGGGCTGGCGACCGTCGAACTGCTGCTCGAAGCGGGTGCCGCCGTCGCCCTGTGCGGCCGCGACGAGGCCCGCCTGCACAGCGCCGAAGCACAGCTGCGCGAGAAATTCCCCGGGTGCAGCCTTCATGCCGCCACCTGCGACGTGCTCAAGCCGGAACAGGTCGCCGCCTTCGCGGCCGACGTGCAGCAGAAGCTCGGCAACGTCGACATGCTGGTCAACAACGCCGGCCAGGGCCGCGTGTCCACCTTCGCCAATACCGAAGACGCGGCCTGGATGGACGAACTGCAGCTCAAGTTCTTCTCGGTGATCCACCCGACGCGCGCCTTCCTGCCGCAGCTGGAAAAGTCCGGACAGGGCGCGATCGTCTGCGTCAACTCGCTGCTGGCGCAGCAGCCGGAGCCGCACATGGTGGCGACCTCCGCCGCGCGTGCCGGCGTGCTCAACCTGGTGCGCTCGATGGCCACCGAGTTCGCGCCGAAGGGCGTGCGCGTCAACGGCATCCTGATCGGGCTGGTCGAGTCGGGCCAGTGGCGCCGCCGCTTCGAGGCGCGTCCCGAAGAGGACCGCCACCTGGACTGGGCCGCGTGGACCGCGCGCCTGGCCCAGCAGAAACATATTCCCCTTGGCCGCCTGGGCCTGCCCGTCGAGACAGCCCGCGCCATCCTGTTCCTTGCCTCGCCGTTGTCTTCGTACACCACGGGCAGCCATATCGATATCTCCGGAGGACACTCCCGTCATGCCTAA
- a CDS encoding thiamine pyrophosphate-binding protein: MPNQHQYEQQQVTVGCAITAFLEQCGVKAAFGVISIHNMPILDAMGERGKIRFVPARGEAGGTNMADAYARTTGGLGVCLTSTGTAAGNAAGAMVEALTAGTPMLHITGQIETPYLDQSLAYIHEAPDQLTMLKAVSKAAFRIRSADTALSTIKLAVQTALTAPTGPVSVEIPIDIQAALIDLPADLQPLPVPRHVPSTHALDALAERLVNAKRPLLWLGGGARHASKQVQRLLDLGFGVVTSTQGRGIVAEDDPRTLGAFNLHKPVEHFYQTCDAMLVVGSRLRGNETLKYELKLPRPLLRIDADPAAEGRCYQSDYFVSGDAALALDALADRLEGRMKVDPAFAADLRRAHDVAVSSLVDGLGPYSALVQALQGAVGRNFNWVRDVTVSNSTWGNRQLRIFDSRAGVHALGGGIGQGLAMGIGAAIGAAATASGKKTFTLAGDGGFILNLGELATAVQERADMVIVLMNDKGYGVIKNIQDAQYGGRRHYVDLHTPDYAALARSLSLRHARVSSLAEVGAALEQATVEPGPFLLEIDMLSIGSFKTVFAGPPVNKETPASEQATISA, encoded by the coding sequence ATGCCTAATCAACACCAGTACGAACAACAGCAGGTCACCGTTGGCTGCGCCATCACGGCGTTCCTTGAGCAGTGCGGGGTCAAGGCCGCGTTCGGCGTGATCTCGATCCACAACATGCCGATCCTCGACGCCATGGGCGAGCGCGGCAAGATCCGCTTCGTGCCGGCGCGCGGCGAAGCGGGCGGCACCAACATGGCCGACGCCTACGCCCGCACCACCGGCGGCCTGGGCGTGTGCCTGACCAGCACCGGCACCGCCGCGGGCAATGCCGCCGGCGCGATGGTTGAAGCGCTGACCGCCGGCACGCCGATGCTGCATATCACCGGCCAGATCGAGACCCCGTACCTGGACCAGAGCCTGGCCTACATCCACGAAGCGCCGGACCAACTCACCATGCTGAAGGCCGTGTCCAAGGCCGCCTTCCGCATCCGCAGCGCCGACACCGCCCTCAGCACCATCAAGCTGGCCGTGCAGACCGCGCTGACCGCGCCGACCGGCCCGGTCAGCGTGGAGATCCCCATCGACATCCAGGCCGCGCTGATCGACCTGCCGGCCGACCTGCAGCCGCTGCCGGTGCCGAGGCACGTGCCGTCGACGCACGCGCTGGACGCCCTGGCCGAACGCCTGGTCAACGCCAAACGTCCGCTGCTGTGGCTGGGCGGCGGCGCGCGCCACGCCAGCAAGCAGGTGCAGCGCCTGCTGGACCTGGGCTTCGGCGTGGTCACCAGCACGCAGGGCCGTGGCATCGTGGCGGAAGACGATCCCCGAACGCTCGGCGCCTTCAACCTGCACAAGCCGGTCGAGCATTTCTACCAGACCTGCGACGCGATGCTGGTGGTGGGCTCGCGCCTGCGCGGCAATGAAACGCTGAAGTACGAACTGAAGCTGCCGCGCCCGCTGCTGCGCATCGACGCCGACCCGGCCGCCGAGGGCCGCTGCTACCAGAGCGACTACTTTGTCAGCGGCGATGCCGCGCTGGCGCTGGACGCGCTGGCGGACCGCCTGGAAGGCCGCATGAAGGTCGATCCGGCTTTCGCCGCCGACCTGCGCCGCGCGCACGACGTTGCCGTCAGCAGCCTGGTCGACGGCCTCGGCCCGTACTCGGCACTGGTGCAGGCACTGCAGGGGGCCGTGGGCCGCAACTTCAACTGGGTGCGCGACGTGACCGTGTCGAACAGCACCTGGGGCAACCGCCAGCTGCGCATCTTCGACTCGCGTGCCGGCGTGCATGCGCTGGGCGGCGGCATCGGCCAGGGCCTGGCGATGGGCATCGGCGCCGCGATCGGCGCGGCGGCCACCGCGTCGGGCAAAAAGACCTTCACGCTGGCCGGCGACGGCGGCTTCATCCTGAACCTGGGTGAGCTGGCCACCGCGGTGCAGGAACGCGCCGACATGGTCATCGTGCTGATGAACGACAAGGGCTACGGCGTGATCAAGAACATCCAGGACGCGCAGTACGGCGGCCGCCGCCACTACGTGGACCTGCATACGCCCGACTACGCCGCGCTGGCCAGGTCGCTGTCGCTGCGCCATGCCCGCGTCAGCAGCCTGGCGGAAGTCGGCGCGGCACTGGAGCAGGCCACGGTCGAGCCCGGCCCGTTCCTGCTGGAAATCGACATGCTGTCGATCGGCAGCTTCAAGACCGTGTTTGCCGGCCCGCCGGTGAACAAGGAAACCCCGGCTTCGGAACAGGCCACCATCAGCGCCTGA
- a CDS encoding aspartate dehydrogenase, with translation MLHVSMIGCGAIGRGVLELLKSDPDVAFDVVIVPENAMDEARGALSALAPGARVATHLDDQRPDLLVECAGHHALEEHIVPALERGIPCMVVSVGALSEPGMAERLEAAARRGGTQVQLLSGAIGAIDALAAARVGGLDEVIYTGRKPARAWAGTPAEKLFDLDALTEATVIFEGTARDAARLYPKNANVAATVSLAGLGLDRTSVRLLADPHAVENVHHVEARGAFGGFELTMRGKPLAANPKTSALTVFSVVRALGNRAHAVSI, from the coding sequence ATGCTGCATGTGTCCATGATTGGGTGCGGGGCGATTGGCCGGGGCGTGCTTGAGCTGCTCAAGAGCGATCCCGACGTCGCCTTCGACGTGGTGATCGTGCCCGAGAACGCGATGGACGAGGCCCGCGGTGCGCTGTCGGCGCTGGCGCCCGGTGCCCGCGTGGCCACGCACCTGGACGACCAGCGCCCCGACCTGCTGGTCGAGTGCGCCGGCCACCATGCGCTGGAAGAGCACATCGTGCCGGCGCTGGAGCGCGGCATCCCGTGCATGGTGGTGTCGGTGGGCGCGCTGTCCGAGCCCGGCATGGCCGAGCGGCTGGAAGCGGCGGCGCGCCGCGGCGGCACGCAGGTGCAGCTGCTGTCCGGCGCGATCGGCGCGATCGACGCACTGGCCGCGGCCCGCGTCGGCGGGCTGGATGAAGTGATCTACACCGGCCGCAAGCCGGCGCGCGCCTGGGCTGGCACGCCGGCCGAAAAGCTGTTCGACCTGGATGCGCTGACCGAGGCGACGGTGATCTTCGAAGGGACGGCACGCGACGCCGCGCGCCTGTATCCGAAGAACGCCAACGTGGCGGCCACGGTGTCGCTGGCCGGGCTTGGGCTGGACCGCACGTCGGTGAGGCTGCTGGCCGATCCGCATGCGGTGGAGAACGTGCATCACGTGGAAGCGCGTGGGGCGTTTGGCGGGTTCGAGCTGACGATGCGGGGCAAGCCGCTGGCGGCGAATCCGAAGACTTCGGCGCTGACGGTGTTCAGTGTGGTGCGGGCCTTGGGCAACCGGGCGCACGCGGTATCGATTTAA
- a CDS encoding aldehyde dehydrogenase, translating to MNPQEVLPICIAGEWRPGTGDRYGTRYPATGEVVAELNAASLADVEEAVQGAHHAFLTSGWAQRKPHERAAVLYRVAELIRAQAEPLAQRQRLDNGKPISETRALVASAAGTFQFFAAACETLEETITPQRGDCLTMSVYEPMGVVAAITPWNSPIASEAQKMAPALAAGNAVVVKPAEVTPLMALELARICEEAGVPKGLVSVLPGKGSVIGDAITKHPLVRRVSFTGGTTTGKHIAHIAADKMMPVSLELGGKSPTMVFDDADLDHAVNGVLYGIFSSSGESCIAGSRLFVARSQYEAFMDRLAHGAAQLRVGDPADERTQMGPLITDRHRDSIESYVATGVHEGGQLRTGGVRPEVAGLPNGYFYTPTIIEGLDNNARICQEEIFGPVLVAIPFDDEDDLIEQANDSVYALAAGIWTRDYKRAWRVARAVQAGNVWINTYKQFSIATPFGGWRDSGLGREKGRLGILQYMEQKSVYWGLNEQPLPWANH from the coding sequence ATGAACCCACAAGAAGTCCTCCCCATCTGCATCGCCGGCGAATGGCGCCCCGGCACCGGCGATCGCTACGGCACGCGCTACCCGGCCACCGGCGAAGTCGTCGCCGAACTGAACGCCGCCAGCCTGGCCGATGTGGAAGAGGCAGTGCAGGGCGCTCACCACGCCTTCCTCACCAGCGGCTGGGCTCAGCGCAAGCCGCACGAGCGCGCCGCCGTGCTGTACCGCGTGGCCGAACTGATCCGCGCACAGGCCGAGCCGCTGGCCCAGCGCCAGCGCCTGGACAACGGCAAGCCGATCAGCGAGACGCGCGCCCTGGTCGCCAGCGCCGCCGGCACCTTCCAGTTCTTTGCCGCTGCCTGCGAAACGCTGGAAGAAACCATCACGCCGCAGCGCGGCGATTGCCTGACCATGAGCGTCTACGAGCCGATGGGCGTGGTCGCGGCGATCACGCCGTGGAACTCGCCGATCGCCAGCGAGGCGCAGAAGATGGCCCCTGCGCTCGCCGCCGGCAACGCCGTGGTGGTCAAGCCCGCCGAAGTCACGCCGCTGATGGCGCTGGAACTGGCGCGCATCTGCGAAGAAGCCGGCGTGCCAAAGGGCCTCGTCAGCGTGCTGCCGGGCAAGGGCTCGGTGATCGGTGACGCCATCACCAAGCATCCGCTGGTGCGCCGCGTGTCGTTCACCGGCGGCACCACCACCGGCAAACACATCGCCCATATCGCCGCCGACAAGATGATGCCGGTGTCGCTGGAGCTGGGCGGCAAGTCGCCGACCATGGTGTTCGACGACGCCGACCTCGACCACGCGGTCAACGGCGTGCTGTACGGCATCTTCAGCTCGTCGGGCGAGTCGTGCATCGCCGGCTCGCGCCTGTTCGTGGCGCGTTCGCAGTACGAGGCCTTCATGGATCGCCTGGCGCACGGCGCCGCGCAGTTGCGCGTGGGTGATCCCGCCGACGAACGCACCCAGATGGGGCCGCTGATCACCGACCGCCACCGCGACAGCATCGAATCGTACGTCGCGACCGGCGTGCACGAAGGCGGGCAGCTGCGCACCGGCGGCGTGCGTCCCGAGGTGGCCGGCCTGCCCAACGGCTATTTCTACACGCCGACCATCATCGAAGGCCTGGATAACAACGCCCGTATCTGCCAGGAAGAAATCTTCGGCCCGGTGCTGGTGGCGATCCCGTTCGACGACGAGGACGACCTGATCGAACAGGCCAACGACAGTGTCTACGCGCTGGCCGCCGGCATCTGGACGCGCGACTACAAGCGCGCGTGGCGCGTGGCACGTGCGGTGCAGGCGGGCAATGTGTGGATCAACACCTACAAGCAGTTCTCGATCGCGACGCCGTTCGGCGGCTGGCGCGACAGCGGCCTGGGCCGCGAGAAGGGACGGCTGGGCATCCTGCAGTACATGGAGCAGAAAAGCGTGTACTGGGGCCTGAACGAACAACCGCTGCCGTGGGCCAACCACTGA
- a CDS encoding VOC family protein has protein sequence MIKVLGIDEIVYGADDFDACRGFFSDWGLAIKRDDAQGLDFETLNGCRVLVRRIDDASLPPAIEAGPTLREVVWGVESQASLDHLADAIADAPGFVKQGEGATLRIGCTDPNGLAVRFQVTRKHDVQVECALMNTWNDKPRMNQRSPIYDHATPIEVGHVVFFVKDVKATEQFYVEKFGFVPSDRYPDRGAFLRCTADGGHHDLFLLQLPEPKSGLNHVAFTVRDIHEVFGGGMHVSRKGWDTQLGPGRHPISSAYFWYFKNPAGGLIEYYADEDQLDEHWEPRAFEPGPTMFAEWAIEGGIDGNTRRQKNAGGPAGKFLTEKR, from the coding sequence ATGATCAAGGTATTGGGAATCGACGAGATCGTCTACGGCGCGGATGACTTTGACGCCTGCCGTGGCTTTTTCTCGGACTGGGGCCTGGCCATCAAGCGCGACGACGCGCAGGGCCTGGACTTCGAAACGCTGAACGGCTGCCGCGTGCTGGTGCGCCGCATCGACGATGCTTCGCTGCCGCCCGCGATCGAGGCCGGCCCGACGCTGCGCGAAGTGGTGTGGGGCGTCGAGTCGCAGGCATCGCTCGATCATCTGGCTGATGCGATCGCCGATGCGCCTGGCTTTGTGAAGCAAGGCGAAGGGGCCACGCTGCGCATCGGCTGCACCGATCCGAACGGCCTGGCGGTGCGCTTCCAGGTCACGCGCAAGCATGACGTGCAGGTCGAATGCGCGCTGATGAACACGTGGAACGACAAGCCGCGCATGAACCAGCGCAGCCCGATCTACGACCACGCCACACCGATCGAAGTCGGCCACGTGGTGTTCTTCGTGAAGGACGTCAAGGCCACCGAGCAGTTCTATGTCGAGAAGTTCGGCTTCGTGCCGTCCGACCGCTACCCGGACCGCGGCGCGTTCCTGCGCTGCACAGCCGACGGCGGCCACCACGACCTGTTCCTGCTGCAGCTGCCGGAACCCAAGAGCGGCCTGAACCACGTCGCCTTCACCGTGCGCGACATCCATGAAGTCTTCGGCGGCGGCATGCACGTCTCGCGCAAGGGCTGGGATACGCAGCTCGGCCCGGGCCGGCACCCGATCTCTTCGGCCTACTTCTGGTACTTCAAGAACCCGGCCGGCGGCCTGATCGAGTACTACGCCGATGAAGACCAGCTCGACGAACACTGGGAGCCGCGCGCCTTCGAGCCGGGCCCGACCATGTTCGCCGAGTGGGCGATCGAGGGCGGCATCGACGGCAACACCCGCCGCCAGAAGAACGCGGGCGGCCCGGCAGGCAAGTTCCTGACCGAGAAGCGCTGA